The DNA region CCACGGCCACGATACCCACGGTCCGGTTGCGGTTCCGGCATTCTCGCCCGAGCTTCTCGACCAGTGTGCTCTTACCCGCGCCGGGCGGCCCGGTGATTCCGATACGGAAAGCCCTGCCCATAAGCGGGTAAAGCTCGTCGAGAACCGTCGTAGCGACATCCGGCTCGTCCTCAACGATGCTCATCAGCCGGGCGCACGCCCGCTTGCTGCCAGCCCGGAACTCCGCCAGCAAGTCGCTAGTAGTCAATCCCGACCCGATTGACGAATCCTTTCTGGTAGGGGTGCTTCACTTCATGGACTTCACTGACCAGGTCGGCTCGTTCCAGCACTGCCCGCTTTACGGCACGGCCGGTGAACACCAATTCGACGTTTTCCGGGCAGGCGTCGATCAACGCCAGCCCGTCGTCGAGTTTCACCAATCCGTAGTCGATGGCCACGTTGATCTCATCGAGGATGATGAGCCGGTACTTGCCCGACTCCAACGCCTCGCGGGCGAGCTTGAGCCCTCGCGCGGCCTCAGCGAGGTCCTCAGCGCTCGGGTTGCCCTTCTCGACAAACGTCGGCAGGCCGGTTTGCACCACCATCAGCCCCTTGACTTCCCTGGCCGCCGTTATCTCGCCATATTCCGGGCTGCCCTTCATGAACTGAATCATCAGCACGTTCCAGCCGTGCCCCGTCGCCCGCAAAGCGAGACCGAACGCAGCTGTGGTCTTACCCTTGCCGTCGCCGGTGTAGACCTCTACCATGTCAGTAAATGACCAATGACCAATTGCCAATGACCCACACGGACGAGGCCGAAACCCCGCCCGGCAATCGACATTCGACAATCGTCAATTGTAGATTCCCTATCCTACGTCCGGATTCATGTCCGGTGAGAGCTTCGCTCTGAACAACAGCCGCATCAGAGCATTCCAGGTACGGAACTCGAAAACCTCGCGCACGACAGACAAAGTGGCCATGTTGGTCGCGATCTCACCGTCAAGGCCCTGCGATGAAATCATGATTCTCAAGAACATGTGAGCCATGGTCCACGCCATGACCAGGCCAAACATGCAACTGAAGAACCCGTCGAGCGACTGGGACGAAAAGGTAGTGACGGTGAACAGCCAGCGTGCGACCATGAATGCAACGACTGCGAGTGCGATGAACAACGCCAGCATCACCGTGCTTTCCCGGACGTGGATCTCACCGGCAAGCCCCGGTGAAAACGACGTTGACGCCACGGCTGCCACGACCACGCCGATGGCCTCAAACAGCGGCAACCCCATGCCGCCCGCCTTGATGCCTCGCACGGTCTGGATAATGGTCACCGTCACAATGATTGCCAGGGTCATCCACTCATACCAGTGCATCGTCGCCTCCGGTCGAGTCTGAGCGAGATTCTGCCCTAGTCGAGGTCATCGAGGCCGCCGGCGTCACCCGAACTCAGGTCGTCGCCGAGGTCATCCATACCCATGTCGTCGGGAAGCCCGGACTCACCGCCAGGGCCCATGTCGTCAAGCCCTTCGTCGAAATCATCATCGGTCTTCGACCCGGTGAGCAGCGTAAAACGGCTGAACACCTGCCGGGCTCGTTTCCGACCGCACTTGGGACACGTCGGGTCCAGCCCGACCTCTTTCTCGGCCAGTGTGGCGACAACATCGAACTTCTTTCCGCAGTCCTGACATTGAAACTCGTATACAGGCACAGTGCACCTCCAGTCAAAACCAGTATAATCACTACCAA from bacterium includes:
- a CDS encoding cob(I)yrinic acid a,c-diamide adenosyltransferase; protein product: MVEVYTGDGKGKTTAAFGLALRATGHGWNVLMIQFMKGSPEYGEITAAREVKGLMVVQTGLPTFVEKGNPSAEDLAEAARGLKLAREALESGKYRLIILDEINVAIDYGLVKLDDGLALIDACPENVELVFTGRAVKRAVLERADLVSEVHEVKHPYQKGFVNRVGIDY
- a CDS encoding zinc ribbon domain-containing protein; its protein translation is MPVYEFQCQDCGKKFDVVATLAEKEVGLDPTCPKCGRKRARQVFSRFTLLTGSKTDDDFDEGLDDMGPGGESGLPDDMGMDDLGDDLSSGDAGGLDDLD